In Esox lucius isolate fEsoLuc1 chromosome 6, fEsoLuc1.pri, whole genome shotgun sequence, the following proteins share a genomic window:
- the LOC105006890 gene encoding mitogen-activated protein kinase kinase kinase kinase 3 isoform X7, translating into MNSSVDLSRRNPQEDFELIQRIGSGTYGDVYKARNVNTGELAAIKVIKLEPGEDFEVVQQEIIMMKDCKHSNIVAYFGSYLRRDKLWISMEYCGGGSLQDIYHVTGPLSESQIAYMSRETLQGLYYLHNKGKMHRDIKGANILLTENGYVKLADFGVSAQITATLAKRKSFIGTPYWMAPEVAAVERKGGYNQLCDIWAVGITAIELAELQPPMFDLHPMRALFLMTKSNFQPPKLKDKVKWGNNFHHFVKLSLTKNPKKRPTAEKLLQHPFVSQPLSRTLAIELLDKASNPDHSTYNDFDDDDPEPESPVSVPHRIRSTSRSTREGKTLSEINFGQVKFDPPLRKETEPHHEPDLRLEYGPESPNLMGRNNKHSTIMRPKVPPPLPPKPKSICLPQESQSQGEDDGGGTIKRCPVPESPARPASTNVPPRPPPPRLPPHRRSSLGNEGAQSQAGSEPEGNDDGSFRHFWEWLHAPHTEEELEEVLDVLEEEEEEDDDEEEERNGLSCHQNGERDSAAERQSTMPPSVPVRKDKKDIPKPISNGLPPTPKVHMGACFSKVFNGCPLKIHCATSWINPDTRDQYLIFGAEEGIYTLNLNELHETSMEQLFPRRCTWLYVMNNCLLSISGKASQLYSHNLAGLFEHARQMQKLPMAIPTHKLPDKMIPRKFAVSNKIPDTKGCQKCCVVRNPYTGHKYLCGAFQSSVVLLEWVESMQKFMLIKNIDFPLPCPLEVFEMLVVPEQQYPLICVAVSKGTELSQVVRFGTVNPNSTSSWFTEADTPQTCVIHITQLERDTILVCLDRCIKIVNLQGRLKSSRKLSAELTFNFQIEAIVCLQDSVLAFWRHGMQGRSFKTNEITQEISDNTRIFRLLGSDRNSQRDSSGQEGAASLPRVVVLESRPTDNPTAASNLYILAGHENSY; encoded by the exons GCCCGTAATGTCAACACTGGTGAACTGGCTGCCATTAAAGTCATTAAGCTGGAACCTG GTGAGGACTTTGAGGTGGTGCAGCAAGAGATCATCATGATGAAGGACTGTAAACACTCCAACATTGTTGCCTACTTTGGCAGCTACCTCAG GAGAGATAAATTATGGATAAGCATGGAGTACTGCGGAGGAGGATCTCTGCAGGATATTTATCACG TGACGGGGCCCCTGTCCGAGTCTCAGATTGCGTATATGTCACGGGAGACCCTCCAG GGTTTGTACTATCTCCACAACAAAGGCAAAATGCACAGAGACATTAAG GGAGcaaatattctactgacagagaACGGCTATGTGAAATTAG CTGACTTTGGAGTATCAGCACAGATTACTGCCACGCTGGCCAAGAGGAAGTCTTTCATTGGGACACCATACTG GATGGCTCCAGAGGTGGCAGCGGTGGAGAGGAAAGGGGGATACAACCAGCTGTGTGATATCTGGGCTGTGGGCATTACCGCTATTGAGCTCGCCGAGCTGCAGCCTCCCATGTTCGACCTGCACCCCATGAG GGCCCTTTTCTTGATGACGAAGAGTAATTTCCAGCCTCCAAAACTGAAAGACAAAGTGAAGTG GGGAAACAATTTCCATCATTTTGTGAAACTGTCCCTGACGAAGAACCCCAAGAAGAGGCCGACCGCGGAGAAACTTTTACAG CACCCGTTTGTGTCGCAGCCTCTCAGTCGAACACTGGCCATCGAGCTGCTGGACAAAGCCAGCAACCCGGACCACAGCACCTACAATGACTTTGACGACGATGACCCTGAGCCAGAG TCTCCTGTGTCTGTTCCCCATCGGATTCGCTCCACCAGCAGGAGCACCAGGGAGGGGAAGACGCTGTCTGAGATCAACT tTGGCCAGGTGAAGTTTGACCCTCCGTTGAGGAAGGAGACGGAGCCCCATCATGAGCCG GACCTTCGACTGGAGTATGGCCCAGAATCACCAAACCTAATGGGAAGAAACAA CAAGCACAGCACCATCATGAGGCCAAAGGTCCCACCCCCACTGCCCCCCAAG cccAAGTCCATATGTCTGCCCCAGGAGAGCCAGTCCCAGGGCGAAGATGATGGAGGGGGGACCATCAAACGCTGCCCTGTGCCCGAGAGCCCTGCCCGACCCGCCTCCACAAACGTACCCCCCCGCCCTCCGCCCCCACGCCTGCCCCCACACAGGCGCAGTAGCCTAGGTAACGAGGGCGCACAGAGCCAGGCTGGCTCGGAGCCTGAGGGGAATGATGATGGGAGCTTTAGGCATTTCTGGGAGTGGCTTCACGCCCCGCACACGGAAGAAGAGTTGGAGGAGGTGTTGGATGTgttggaagaggaggaggaggaggatgatgatgaggaggaagaga GGAATGGACTGAGCTGTCAccagaatggagagagagacagtgctGCAGAGAGGCAGTCCACCATGCCCCCGAGTGTCCCTGTACGGAAAGACAAGAAGGACATTCCG aaGCCCATCAGTAACGGCTTGCCACCCACACCTAAGGTCCAT ATGGGGGCCTGCTTCTCCAAGGTGTTTAATGGCTGCCCATTAAAAATCCACTGTGCCACGTCCTGGATCAACCCAGACACCAGAG ACCAATATTTGATATTTGGCGCCGAGGAAGGGATCTATACTTTAAACCTGAACGAACTGCATGAGACTTCAATGGAGCAG CTCTTTCCCAGACGGTGCACTTGGCTCTATGTCATGAACAACTGCCTGCTCTCAATATCTG gaaAAGCCTCCCAGCTCTACTCTCATAATTTAGCTGGTCTGTTTGAGCATGCCCGGCAAATGCAGAAATTGCCAATGGCCATTCCCACACACAAACTCCCAGACAAAATGATTCCTAG GAAGTTTGCCGTATCTAACAAGATTCCCGACACAAAAGGGTGCCAAAAGTGCTGCGTAG TAAGGAACCCGTACACGGGTCATAAGTACCTGTGCGGCGCGTTCCAGTCCAGCGTGGTTCTGCTGGAGTGGGTGGAGTCCATGCAGAAGTTCATGCTTATCAAG AACATCGACTTCCCCCTGCCCTGTCCTCTGGAGGTGTTTGAGATGCTGGTGGTGCCGGAGCAGCAGTACCCTCTCATCTGTGTTGCCGTCAGCAAGGGCACCGAGCTCAGCCAGGTGGTCCGCTTCGGCACGGTCAATCCCAACTCCACCTCCTCCTGGTTCACAGAGGCCG ATACGCCCCAGACGTGTGTGATCCACATCACCCAGTTGGAGAGGGACACCATCTTGGTTTGTCTTGACA GGTGCATAAAGATAGTAAACCTACAAGGAAGGTTGAAGTCAAGCAGAAAGTTGTCTGCTGAGCTGACATTTAACTTCCAGATCGAGGCGATAG TGTGTCTCCAAGATAGTGTTCTGGCATTTTGGAGGCACGGTATGCAAGGACGAAGTTTCAAAACCAACGAG ATCACACAGGAGATCTCAGATAACACACGAATCTTCAGACTGCTGGGATCTGACAG AAACTCTCAGCGCGACAGTTCAGGGCAGGAGGGAGCCGCCAGTCTGCCCAG AGTGGTGGTGTTGGAGAGCCGGCCGACAGACAACCCCACAGCAGCCAGCAACTTATACATCCTGGCTGGACATGAGAACAGCTACTGA
- the LOC105006890 gene encoding mitogen-activated protein kinase kinase kinase kinase 3 isoform X8, with protein MNSSVDLSRRNPQEDFELIQRIGSGTYGDVYKARNVNTGELAAIKVIKLEPGEDFEVVQQEIIMMKDCKHSNIVAYFGSYLRRDKLWISMEYCGGGSLQDIYHVTGPLSESQIAYMSRETLQGLYYLHNKGKMHRDIKGANILLTENGYVKLADFGVSAQITATLAKRKSFIGTPYWMAPEVAAVERKGGYNQLCDIWAVGITAIELAELQPPMFDLHPMRALFLMTKSNFQPPKLKDKVKWGNNFHHFVKLSLTKNPKKRPTAEKLLQHPFVSQPLSRTLAIELLDKASNPDHSTYNDFDDDDPEPESPVSVPHRIRSTSRSTREGKTLSEINFGQVKFDPPLRKETEPHHEPADSDPFLDCAEELYFTARSNLDLRLEYGPESPNLMGRNKSLLKSVEEELKQRGHMAHLETDEDEDDDGDETQHKHSTIMRPKVPPPLPPKPKSICLPQESQSQGEDDGGGTIKRCPVPESPARPASTNVPPRPPPPRLPPHRRSSLGNGLSCHQNGERDSAAERQSTMPPSVPVRKDKKDIPKPISNGLPPTPKVHMGACFSKVFNGCPLKIHCATSWINPDTRDQYLIFGAEEGIYTLNLNELHETSMEQLFPRRCTWLYVMNNCLLSISGKASQLYSHNLAGLFEHARQMQKLPMAIPTHKLPDKMIPRKFAVSNKIPDTKGCQKCCVVRNPYTGHKYLCGAFQSSVVLLEWVESMQKFMLIKNIDFPLPCPLEVFEMLVVPEQQYPLICVAVSKGTELSQVVRFGTVNPNSTSSWFTEADTPQTCVIHITQLERDTILVCLDRCIKIVNLQGRLKSSRKLSAELTFNFQIEAIVCLQDSVLAFWRHGMQGRSFKTNEITQEISDNTRIFRLLGSDRNSQRDSSGQEGAASLPRVVVLESRPTDNPTAASNLYILAGHENSY; from the exons GCCCGTAATGTCAACACTGGTGAACTGGCTGCCATTAAAGTCATTAAGCTGGAACCTG GTGAGGACTTTGAGGTGGTGCAGCAAGAGATCATCATGATGAAGGACTGTAAACACTCCAACATTGTTGCCTACTTTGGCAGCTACCTCAG GAGAGATAAATTATGGATAAGCATGGAGTACTGCGGAGGAGGATCTCTGCAGGATATTTATCACG TGACGGGGCCCCTGTCCGAGTCTCAGATTGCGTATATGTCACGGGAGACCCTCCAG GGTTTGTACTATCTCCACAACAAAGGCAAAATGCACAGAGACATTAAG GGAGcaaatattctactgacagagaACGGCTATGTGAAATTAG CTGACTTTGGAGTATCAGCACAGATTACTGCCACGCTGGCCAAGAGGAAGTCTTTCATTGGGACACCATACTG GATGGCTCCAGAGGTGGCAGCGGTGGAGAGGAAAGGGGGATACAACCAGCTGTGTGATATCTGGGCTGTGGGCATTACCGCTATTGAGCTCGCCGAGCTGCAGCCTCCCATGTTCGACCTGCACCCCATGAG GGCCCTTTTCTTGATGACGAAGAGTAATTTCCAGCCTCCAAAACTGAAAGACAAAGTGAAGTG GGGAAACAATTTCCATCATTTTGTGAAACTGTCCCTGACGAAGAACCCCAAGAAGAGGCCGACCGCGGAGAAACTTTTACAG CACCCGTTTGTGTCGCAGCCTCTCAGTCGAACACTGGCCATCGAGCTGCTGGACAAAGCCAGCAACCCGGACCACAGCACCTACAATGACTTTGACGACGATGACCCTGAGCCAGAG TCTCCTGTGTCTGTTCCCCATCGGATTCGCTCCACCAGCAGGAGCACCAGGGAGGGGAAGACGCTGTCTGAGATCAACT tTGGCCAGGTGAAGTTTGACCCTCCGTTGAGGAAGGAGACGGAGCCCCATCATGAGCCG GCCGACTCTGACCCTTTTTTGGACTGTGCAGAAGAGCTGTACTTCACTGCGAGATCTAATCTG GACCTTCGACTGGAGTATGGCCCAGAATCACCAAACCTAATGGGAAGAAACAA GAGTCTTCTCAAATCAGTGGAAGAGGAGCTTAAGCAGAG GGGTCATATGGCACATTTAGAGActgatgaggatgaggatgatgatggtgatgaaaCTCAACA CAAGCACAGCACCATCATGAGGCCAAAGGTCCCACCCCCACTGCCCCCCAAG cccAAGTCCATATGTCTGCCCCAGGAGAGCCAGTCCCAGGGCGAAGATGATGGAGGGGGGACCATCAAACGCTGCCCTGTGCCCGAGAGCCCTGCCCGACCCGCCTCCACAAACGTACCCCCCCGCCCTCCGCCCCCACGCCTGCCCCCACACAGGCGCAGTAGCCTAG GGAATGGACTGAGCTGTCAccagaatggagagagagacagtgctGCAGAGAGGCAGTCCACCATGCCCCCGAGTGTCCCTGTACGGAAAGACAAGAAGGACATTCCG aaGCCCATCAGTAACGGCTTGCCACCCACACCTAAGGTCCAT ATGGGGGCCTGCTTCTCCAAGGTGTTTAATGGCTGCCCATTAAAAATCCACTGTGCCACGTCCTGGATCAACCCAGACACCAGAG ACCAATATTTGATATTTGGCGCCGAGGAAGGGATCTATACTTTAAACCTGAACGAACTGCATGAGACTTCAATGGAGCAG CTCTTTCCCAGACGGTGCACTTGGCTCTATGTCATGAACAACTGCCTGCTCTCAATATCTG gaaAAGCCTCCCAGCTCTACTCTCATAATTTAGCTGGTCTGTTTGAGCATGCCCGGCAAATGCAGAAATTGCCAATGGCCATTCCCACACACAAACTCCCAGACAAAATGATTCCTAG GAAGTTTGCCGTATCTAACAAGATTCCCGACACAAAAGGGTGCCAAAAGTGCTGCGTAG TAAGGAACCCGTACACGGGTCATAAGTACCTGTGCGGCGCGTTCCAGTCCAGCGTGGTTCTGCTGGAGTGGGTGGAGTCCATGCAGAAGTTCATGCTTATCAAG AACATCGACTTCCCCCTGCCCTGTCCTCTGGAGGTGTTTGAGATGCTGGTGGTGCCGGAGCAGCAGTACCCTCTCATCTGTGTTGCCGTCAGCAAGGGCACCGAGCTCAGCCAGGTGGTCCGCTTCGGCACGGTCAATCCCAACTCCACCTCCTCCTGGTTCACAGAGGCCG ATACGCCCCAGACGTGTGTGATCCACATCACCCAGTTGGAGAGGGACACCATCTTGGTTTGTCTTGACA GGTGCATAAAGATAGTAAACCTACAAGGAAGGTTGAAGTCAAGCAGAAAGTTGTCTGCTGAGCTGACATTTAACTTCCAGATCGAGGCGATAG TGTGTCTCCAAGATAGTGTTCTGGCATTTTGGAGGCACGGTATGCAAGGACGAAGTTTCAAAACCAACGAG ATCACACAGGAGATCTCAGATAACACACGAATCTTCAGACTGCTGGGATCTGACAG AAACTCTCAGCGCGACAGTTCAGGGCAGGAGGGAGCCGCCAGTCTGCCCAG AGTGGTGGTGTTGGAGAGCCGGCCGACAGACAACCCCACAGCAGCCAGCAACTTATACATCCTGGCTGGACATGAGAACAGCTACTGA
- the LOC105006890 gene encoding mitogen-activated protein kinase kinase kinase kinase 3 isoform X9, whose protein sequence is MNSSVDLSRRNPQEDFELIQRIGSGTYGDVYKARNVNTGELAAIKVIKLEPGEDFEVVQQEIIMMKDCKHSNIVAYFGSYLRRDKLWISMEYCGGGSLQDIYHVTGPLSESQIAYMSRETLQGLYYLHNKGKMHRDIKGANILLTENGYVKLADFGVSAQITATLAKRKSFIGTPYWMAPEVAAVERKGGYNQLCDIWAVGITAIELAELQPPMFDLHPMRALFLMTKSNFQPPKLKDKVKWGNNFHHFVKLSLTKNPKKRPTAEKLLQHPFVSQPLSRTLAIELLDKASNPDHSTYNDFDDDDPEPESPVSVPHRIRSTSRSTREGKTLSEINFGQVKFDPPLRKETEPHHEPADSDPFLDCAEELYFTARSNLDLRLEYGPESPNLMGRNKSLLKSVEEELKQRGHMAHLETDEDEDDDGDETQHKHSTIMRPKVPPPLPPKPKSICLPQESQSQGEDDGGGTIKRCPVPESPARPASTNVPPRPPPPRLPPHRRSSLGNGLSCHQNGERDSAAERQSTMPPSVPVRKDKKDIPKPISNGLPPTPKVHMGACFSKVFNGCPLKIHCATSWINPDTRDQYLIFGAEEGIYTLNLNELHETSMEQLFPRRCTWLYVMNNCLLSISGKASQLYSHNLAGLFEHARQMQKLPMAIPTHKLPDKMIPRKFAVSNKIPDTKGCQKCCVVRNPYTGHKYLCGAFQSSVVLLEWVESMQKFMLIKNIDFPLPCPLEVFEMLVVPEQQYPLICVAVSKGTELSQVVRFGTVNPNSTSSWFTEADTPQTCVIHITQLERDTILVCLDRCIKIVNLQGRLKSSRKLSAELTFNFQIEAIVCLQDSVLAFWRHGMQGRSFKTNEITQEISDNTRIFRLLGSDRVVVLESRPTDNPTAASNLYILAGHENSY, encoded by the exons GCCCGTAATGTCAACACTGGTGAACTGGCTGCCATTAAAGTCATTAAGCTGGAACCTG GTGAGGACTTTGAGGTGGTGCAGCAAGAGATCATCATGATGAAGGACTGTAAACACTCCAACATTGTTGCCTACTTTGGCAGCTACCTCAG GAGAGATAAATTATGGATAAGCATGGAGTACTGCGGAGGAGGATCTCTGCAGGATATTTATCACG TGACGGGGCCCCTGTCCGAGTCTCAGATTGCGTATATGTCACGGGAGACCCTCCAG GGTTTGTACTATCTCCACAACAAAGGCAAAATGCACAGAGACATTAAG GGAGcaaatattctactgacagagaACGGCTATGTGAAATTAG CTGACTTTGGAGTATCAGCACAGATTACTGCCACGCTGGCCAAGAGGAAGTCTTTCATTGGGACACCATACTG GATGGCTCCAGAGGTGGCAGCGGTGGAGAGGAAAGGGGGATACAACCAGCTGTGTGATATCTGGGCTGTGGGCATTACCGCTATTGAGCTCGCCGAGCTGCAGCCTCCCATGTTCGACCTGCACCCCATGAG GGCCCTTTTCTTGATGACGAAGAGTAATTTCCAGCCTCCAAAACTGAAAGACAAAGTGAAGTG GGGAAACAATTTCCATCATTTTGTGAAACTGTCCCTGACGAAGAACCCCAAGAAGAGGCCGACCGCGGAGAAACTTTTACAG CACCCGTTTGTGTCGCAGCCTCTCAGTCGAACACTGGCCATCGAGCTGCTGGACAAAGCCAGCAACCCGGACCACAGCACCTACAATGACTTTGACGACGATGACCCTGAGCCAGAG TCTCCTGTGTCTGTTCCCCATCGGATTCGCTCCACCAGCAGGAGCACCAGGGAGGGGAAGACGCTGTCTGAGATCAACT tTGGCCAGGTGAAGTTTGACCCTCCGTTGAGGAAGGAGACGGAGCCCCATCATGAGCCG GCCGACTCTGACCCTTTTTTGGACTGTGCAGAAGAGCTGTACTTCACTGCGAGATCTAATCTG GACCTTCGACTGGAGTATGGCCCAGAATCACCAAACCTAATGGGAAGAAACAA GAGTCTTCTCAAATCAGTGGAAGAGGAGCTTAAGCAGAG GGGTCATATGGCACATTTAGAGActgatgaggatgaggatgatgatggtgatgaaaCTCAACA CAAGCACAGCACCATCATGAGGCCAAAGGTCCCACCCCCACTGCCCCCCAAG cccAAGTCCATATGTCTGCCCCAGGAGAGCCAGTCCCAGGGCGAAGATGATGGAGGGGGGACCATCAAACGCTGCCCTGTGCCCGAGAGCCCTGCCCGACCCGCCTCCACAAACGTACCCCCCCGCCCTCCGCCCCCACGCCTGCCCCCACACAGGCGCAGTAGCCTAG GGAATGGACTGAGCTGTCAccagaatggagagagagacagtgctGCAGAGAGGCAGTCCACCATGCCCCCGAGTGTCCCTGTACGGAAAGACAAGAAGGACATTCCG aaGCCCATCAGTAACGGCTTGCCACCCACACCTAAGGTCCAT ATGGGGGCCTGCTTCTCCAAGGTGTTTAATGGCTGCCCATTAAAAATCCACTGTGCCACGTCCTGGATCAACCCAGACACCAGAG ACCAATATTTGATATTTGGCGCCGAGGAAGGGATCTATACTTTAAACCTGAACGAACTGCATGAGACTTCAATGGAGCAG CTCTTTCCCAGACGGTGCACTTGGCTCTATGTCATGAACAACTGCCTGCTCTCAATATCTG gaaAAGCCTCCCAGCTCTACTCTCATAATTTAGCTGGTCTGTTTGAGCATGCCCGGCAAATGCAGAAATTGCCAATGGCCATTCCCACACACAAACTCCCAGACAAAATGATTCCTAG GAAGTTTGCCGTATCTAACAAGATTCCCGACACAAAAGGGTGCCAAAAGTGCTGCGTAG TAAGGAACCCGTACACGGGTCATAAGTACCTGTGCGGCGCGTTCCAGTCCAGCGTGGTTCTGCTGGAGTGGGTGGAGTCCATGCAGAAGTTCATGCTTATCAAG AACATCGACTTCCCCCTGCCCTGTCCTCTGGAGGTGTTTGAGATGCTGGTGGTGCCGGAGCAGCAGTACCCTCTCATCTGTGTTGCCGTCAGCAAGGGCACCGAGCTCAGCCAGGTGGTCCGCTTCGGCACGGTCAATCCCAACTCCACCTCCTCCTGGTTCACAGAGGCCG ATACGCCCCAGACGTGTGTGATCCACATCACCCAGTTGGAGAGGGACACCATCTTGGTTTGTCTTGACA GGTGCATAAAGATAGTAAACCTACAAGGAAGGTTGAAGTCAAGCAGAAAGTTGTCTGCTGAGCTGACATTTAACTTCCAGATCGAGGCGATAG TGTGTCTCCAAGATAGTGTTCTGGCATTTTGGAGGCACGGTATGCAAGGACGAAGTTTCAAAACCAACGAG ATCACACAGGAGATCTCAGATAACACACGAATCTTCAGACTGCTGGGATCTGACAG AGTGGTGGTGTTGGAGAGCCGGCCGACAGACAACCCCACAGCAGCCAGCAACTTATACATCCTGGCTGGACATGAGAACAGCTACTGA
- the LOC105006890 gene encoding mitogen-activated protein kinase kinase kinase kinase 3 isoform X10, producing the protein MNSSVDLSRRNPQEDFELIQRIGSGTYGDVYKARNVNTGELAAIKVIKLEPGEDFEVVQQEIIMMKDCKHSNIVAYFGSYLRRDKLWISMEYCGGGSLQDIYHVTGPLSESQIAYMSRETLQGLYYLHNKGKMHRDIKGANILLTENGYVKLADFGVSAQITATLAKRKSFIGTPYWMAPEVAAVERKGGYNQLCDIWAVGITAIELAELQPPMFDLHPMRALFLMTKSNFQPPKLKDKVKWGNNFHHFVKLSLTKNPKKRPTAEKLLQHPFVSQPLSRTLAIELLDKASNPDHSTYNDFDDDDPEPESPVSVPHRIRSTSRSTREGKTLSEINFGQVKFDPPLRKETEPHHEPDLRLEYGPESPNLMGRNKSLLKSVEEELKQRGHMAHLETDEDEDDDGDETQHKHSTIMRPKVPPPLPPKPKSICLPQESQSQGEDDGGGTIKRCPVPESPARPASTNVPPRPPPPRLPPHRRSSLGNGLSCHQNGERDSAAERQSTMPPSVPVRKDKKDIPKPISNGLPPTPKVHMGACFSKVFNGCPLKIHCATSWINPDTRDQYLIFGAEEGIYTLNLNELHETSMEQLFPRRCTWLYVMNNCLLSISGKASQLYSHNLAGLFEHARQMQKLPMAIPTHKLPDKMIPRKFAVSNKIPDTKGCQKCCVVRNPYTGHKYLCGAFQSSVVLLEWVESMQKFMLIKNIDFPLPCPLEVFEMLVVPEQQYPLICVAVSKGTELSQVVRFGTVNPNSTSSWFTEADTPQTCVIHITQLERDTILVCLDRCIKIVNLQGRLKSSRKLSAELTFNFQIEAIVCLQDSVLAFWRHGMQGRSFKTNEITQEISDNTRIFRLLGSDRVVVLESRPTDNPTAASNLYILAGHENSY; encoded by the exons GCCCGTAATGTCAACACTGGTGAACTGGCTGCCATTAAAGTCATTAAGCTGGAACCTG GTGAGGACTTTGAGGTGGTGCAGCAAGAGATCATCATGATGAAGGACTGTAAACACTCCAACATTGTTGCCTACTTTGGCAGCTACCTCAG GAGAGATAAATTATGGATAAGCATGGAGTACTGCGGAGGAGGATCTCTGCAGGATATTTATCACG TGACGGGGCCCCTGTCCGAGTCTCAGATTGCGTATATGTCACGGGAGACCCTCCAG GGTTTGTACTATCTCCACAACAAAGGCAAAATGCACAGAGACATTAAG GGAGcaaatattctactgacagagaACGGCTATGTGAAATTAG CTGACTTTGGAGTATCAGCACAGATTACTGCCACGCTGGCCAAGAGGAAGTCTTTCATTGGGACACCATACTG GATGGCTCCAGAGGTGGCAGCGGTGGAGAGGAAAGGGGGATACAACCAGCTGTGTGATATCTGGGCTGTGGGCATTACCGCTATTGAGCTCGCCGAGCTGCAGCCTCCCATGTTCGACCTGCACCCCATGAG GGCCCTTTTCTTGATGACGAAGAGTAATTTCCAGCCTCCAAAACTGAAAGACAAAGTGAAGTG GGGAAACAATTTCCATCATTTTGTGAAACTGTCCCTGACGAAGAACCCCAAGAAGAGGCCGACCGCGGAGAAACTTTTACAG CACCCGTTTGTGTCGCAGCCTCTCAGTCGAACACTGGCCATCGAGCTGCTGGACAAAGCCAGCAACCCGGACCACAGCACCTACAATGACTTTGACGACGATGACCCTGAGCCAGAG TCTCCTGTGTCTGTTCCCCATCGGATTCGCTCCACCAGCAGGAGCACCAGGGAGGGGAAGACGCTGTCTGAGATCAACT tTGGCCAGGTGAAGTTTGACCCTCCGTTGAGGAAGGAGACGGAGCCCCATCATGAGCCG GACCTTCGACTGGAGTATGGCCCAGAATCACCAAACCTAATGGGAAGAAACAA GAGTCTTCTCAAATCAGTGGAAGAGGAGCTTAAGCAGAG GGGTCATATGGCACATTTAGAGActgatgaggatgaggatgatgatggtgatgaaaCTCAACA CAAGCACAGCACCATCATGAGGCCAAAGGTCCCACCCCCACTGCCCCCCAAG cccAAGTCCATATGTCTGCCCCAGGAGAGCCAGTCCCAGGGCGAAGATGATGGAGGGGGGACCATCAAACGCTGCCCTGTGCCCGAGAGCCCTGCCCGACCCGCCTCCACAAACGTACCCCCCCGCCCTCCGCCCCCACGCCTGCCCCCACACAGGCGCAGTAGCCTAG GGAATGGACTGAGCTGTCAccagaatggagagagagacagtgctGCAGAGAGGCAGTCCACCATGCCCCCGAGTGTCCCTGTACGGAAAGACAAGAAGGACATTCCG aaGCCCATCAGTAACGGCTTGCCACCCACACCTAAGGTCCAT ATGGGGGCCTGCTTCTCCAAGGTGTTTAATGGCTGCCCATTAAAAATCCACTGTGCCACGTCCTGGATCAACCCAGACACCAGAG ACCAATATTTGATATTTGGCGCCGAGGAAGGGATCTATACTTTAAACCTGAACGAACTGCATGAGACTTCAATGGAGCAG CTCTTTCCCAGACGGTGCACTTGGCTCTATGTCATGAACAACTGCCTGCTCTCAATATCTG gaaAAGCCTCCCAGCTCTACTCTCATAATTTAGCTGGTCTGTTTGAGCATGCCCGGCAAATGCAGAAATTGCCAATGGCCATTCCCACACACAAACTCCCAGACAAAATGATTCCTAG GAAGTTTGCCGTATCTAACAAGATTCCCGACACAAAAGGGTGCCAAAAGTGCTGCGTAG TAAGGAACCCGTACACGGGTCATAAGTACCTGTGCGGCGCGTTCCAGTCCAGCGTGGTTCTGCTGGAGTGGGTGGAGTCCATGCAGAAGTTCATGCTTATCAAG AACATCGACTTCCCCCTGCCCTGTCCTCTGGAGGTGTTTGAGATGCTGGTGGTGCCGGAGCAGCAGTACCCTCTCATCTGTGTTGCCGTCAGCAAGGGCACCGAGCTCAGCCAGGTGGTCCGCTTCGGCACGGTCAATCCCAACTCCACCTCCTCCTGGTTCACAGAGGCCG ATACGCCCCAGACGTGTGTGATCCACATCACCCAGTTGGAGAGGGACACCATCTTGGTTTGTCTTGACA GGTGCATAAAGATAGTAAACCTACAAGGAAGGTTGAAGTCAAGCAGAAAGTTGTCTGCTGAGCTGACATTTAACTTCCAGATCGAGGCGATAG TGTGTCTCCAAGATAGTGTTCTGGCATTTTGGAGGCACGGTATGCAAGGACGAAGTTTCAAAACCAACGAG ATCACACAGGAGATCTCAGATAACACACGAATCTTCAGACTGCTGGGATCTGACAG AGTGGTGGTGTTGGAGAGCCGGCCGACAGACAACCCCACAGCAGCCAGCAACTTATACATCCTGGCTGGACATGAGAACAGCTACTGA